From Desulfuromonas soudanensis, the proteins below share one genomic window:
- a CDS encoding TIGR00266 family protein yields MRCHEVDYTLVGDDMQMVQVELDPGETVIAEAGAMNYMEEDIQFEARMGDGSQADQGLLGKLLGAGKRVLTGESLFMTHFTNRGSVRRHVAFAAPYPGRIIPLDLAKVGGEILCQKDAFLCAAFGTRLGIAFQRRLGTGFFGGEGFILQRLQGDGLVFIHAGGTIIERQLQGETLRVDTGCLVAFEPGIDYNIERAGNLKSMFFAGEGLFLATLSGHGKVWMQSLPFSRLADRIIAHAPRAGGSERGEGSVLGGIGRMLDGR; encoded by the coding sequence ATGCGCTGCCATGAAGTCGATTACACCCTCGTCGGCGACGACATGCAGATGGTCCAGGTCGAACTCGATCCCGGCGAAACGGTGATCGCCGAGGCCGGAGCGATGAACTACATGGAGGAGGACATCCAGTTCGAAGCGCGGATGGGGGACGGCTCCCAGGCCGACCAGGGACTGCTGGGGAAACTCCTGGGCGCCGGCAAGCGCGTTCTCACCGGCGAGTCGCTCTTCATGACCCATTTCACCAACCGGGGGAGCGTTAGGAGGCATGTCGCCTTTGCCGCCCCCTATCCCGGCAGAATCATCCCCCTCGATCTGGCAAAAGTCGGCGGCGAAATTCTCTGCCAGAAGGACGCCTTCCTCTGTGCCGCCTTCGGCACCCGGCTCGGCATCGCCTTCCAGCGCCGTCTCGGCACCGGCTTTTTCGGCGGCGAGGGGTTCATCCTCCAGCGCCTGCAGGGGGACGGCCTGGTCTTCATCCACGCCGGCGGGACCATCATCGAGCGCCAACTGCAGGGGGAGACGCTGCGCGTCGACACCGGCTGCCTCGTCGCCTTCGAGCCCGGCATCGATTACAACATCGAGAGGGCCGGCAATCTCAAGAGCATGTTTTTCGCCGGCGAAGGGCTCTTTCTTGCCACCCTGAGCGGTCACGGCAAGGTCTGGATGCAGAGCCTCCCCTTCAGCCGCCTCGCCGACCGGATTATCGCCCATGCGCCGAGAGCCGGCGGGTCGGAGAGGGGGGAAGGTTCGGTGCTCGGGGGGATCGGGCGGATGCTGGATGGACGATAG
- a CDS encoding IS4 family transposase produces MNAGQTVFRQLLQFLPRHEFNLCARRYRGEYRAKSFTAFDQFLCLAYAQLSGRESLRDIETCLNSHREKLYHIGFRGAVSRSTLADANERRDWRIFQDFGQVLIGMAQQLYRDEPLAIELKQPLFAFDSTTIDLCLTLFPWAEFRTTKAAVKMHTLIDLRGIIPTFVAVTTGKVHDVKMLDEMPVTEEAIYTMDRGYVDFARLYAIHRQGAFFVVRAKDNLRYQRLYSLPKDKEAGVRADQVIALVTQKSKKGYPERLRRVSYVDKERNKRLVFLTNHFEIGATTVADIYKQRWQVELFFKWIKQHLRIKAFYGTSINAVKSQIWVALCIYLLVAIAKRQLSIKCTLYTFLQILEVNLFEKKPISSLVAEALKQIPDTQDYNQLNLFGY; encoded by the coding sequence ATGAACGCTGGCCAGACCGTTTTCAGACAGCTACTTCAGTTTCTCCCGCGTCACGAGTTCAACCTCTGTGCCCGACGGTATCGCGGCGAGTACCGGGCCAAAAGCTTTACTGCATTTGACCAGTTCCTGTGCCTGGCTTATGCCCAGCTATCGGGTCGCGAGAGCTTGAGGGATATCGAAACGTGCCTGAACTCTCATCGGGAGAAGCTCTACCACATCGGATTTCGTGGCGCTGTCTCCCGCTCCACCCTTGCCGACGCCAACGAGCGCCGGGATTGGCGCATTTTTCAGGATTTCGGCCAAGTCCTGATCGGCATGGCACAGCAGCTGTACCGGGATGAGCCCTTGGCCATCGAGTTGAAGCAGCCACTGTTCGCCTTTGACTCGACGACCATTGACCTCTGCCTCACCCTGTTTCCGTGGGCCGAGTTTCGCACGACCAAGGCAGCGGTCAAGATGCACACGCTCATTGACTTGCGCGGCATCATCCCCACGTTTGTGGCCGTGACAACCGGCAAAGTACATGACGTCAAGATGCTTGACGAAATGCCCGTCACCGAAGAGGCCATCTACACGATGGACCGCGGCTACGTAGATTTTGCCCGGCTCTATGCCATTCACCGACAGGGCGCCTTCTTCGTGGTGCGGGCCAAGGACAACCTACGCTACCAGCGGTTGTACTCTTTGCCCAAGGACAAGGAGGCCGGCGTCCGAGCCGACCAAGTGATTGCCTTGGTCACCCAGAAATCGAAAAAGGGTTACCCGGAGAGATTGCGCCGGGTCAGTTATGTTGATAAAGAGCGAAACAAGCGGCTTGTATTCCTCACCAACCACTTTGAAATTGGAGCCACAACGGTTGCAGACATCTATAAACAGCGCTGGCAAGTGGAGCTATTCTTCAAGTGGATCAAACAGCATCTACGAATAAAAGCGTTCTACGGGACTTCTATCAATGCGGTCAAGAGCCAGATATGGGTAGCTCTTTGCATATATCTACTTGTGGCGATCGCTAAAAGGCAGCTTAGCATCAAATGTACTCTCTACACTTTTTTGCAGATCCTGGAGGTCAATCTGTTCGAGAAAAAGCCCATTTCATCGTTGGTTGCGGAAGCGCTCAAGCAGATTCCAGACACCCAAGATTATAACCAGCTGAATTTATTCGGCTATTAA
- a CDS encoding GNAT family N-acetyltransferase: protein MRAKTLWSIEAPGGEGKLLAFEPTEEEVLVAAPLLAIFNNDRHNSAMLTNTQEMTATDIVENYEFLRTNKGRPFLLEQDGVLIGDADFRKFSGSTAEFAILVGSRTEQSRGLGTRYAAMMHLAAFRVLGLERIYASIVPTNVASRRMVEKLGYQLDQSPFASSFAEEKDDIVMSIDRARFELASAGLMSEVTITARVKGLGVGT, encoded by the coding sequence ATGCGCGCAAAAACACTATGGTCCATTGAGGCCCCTGGCGGGGAGGGAAAACTGCTTGCTTTTGAACCCACCGAAGAGGAGGTGCTGGTTGCTGCACCCCTACTCGCGATTTTCAACAATGACCGACACAACTCTGCAATGTTGACAAATACGCAGGAGATGACTGCCACTGACATTGTGGAGAACTATGAGTTTTTGCGGACGAACAAGGGTCGCCCCTTTTTGCTGGAACAGGATGGCGTCCTAATAGGAGATGCGGATTTTCGGAAATTTTCAGGAAGCACAGCTGAATTTGCCATACTCGTCGGTTCACGGACCGAGCAGAGTCGAGGGCTGGGTACGCGCTACGCGGCGATGATGCACCTTGCAGCTTTTCGGGTACTTGGACTTGAGCGTATCTACGCCTCAATCGTCCCGACGAACGTTGCCTCCCGTCGAATGGTCGAGAAACTCGGTTACCAACTCGACCAGAGCCCGTTCGCAAGCTCTTTCGCCGAGGAGAAGGACGATATCGTGATGTCGATAGACCGGGCCCGGTTTGAACTCGCAAGTGCAGGACTCATGAGCGAAGTGACTATCACCGCACGGGTCAAGGGACTGGGGGTCGGGACCTGA
- a CDS encoding helix-hairpin-helix domain-containing protein — MKKTMKELQQLNGIGKILSQRLVESSYDSIAKVAAAEEKGLARIAGMTPKKVQSIVTQARKLTGEAEKSHHTWLNNRRKG; from the coding sequence ATGAAAAAAACCATGAAGGAGTTGCAGCAACTCAACGGGATCGGAAAAATTCTGTCGCAGCGCCTGGTTGAATCGAGCTACGACAGCATCGCCAAGGTTGCCGCCGCCGAAGAAAAAGGCCTGGCGAGAATCGCGGGAATGACCCCCAAAAAGGTTCAGTCCATTGTCACCCAGGCCCGTAAGCTGACAGGGGAAGCTGAGAAAAGTCACCACACCTGGTTGAACAACAGAAGAAAGGGGTAA
- a CDS encoding GSU3128 family (seleno)protein: MKIRKKFLDYEYPEVLDGKTRELIRVGCAVAVGCPDULKKHFAVAKKAGATEDELKEAMAYGMIAPSGRAKNFVLGMKKELGIED, encoded by the coding sequence ATGAAAATACGCAAGAAATTTCTCGATTACGAATACCCTGAAGTCCTCGACGGCAAGACCCGGGAGCTGATCCGGGTCGGCTGTGCCGTGGCGGTGGGGTGCCCCGACTGACTCAAGAAGCACTTCGCGGTCGCGAAGAAAGCCGGTGCCACCGAGGACGAACTGAAGGAAGCCATGGCCTACGGCATGATCGCCCCCTCCGGACGAGCCAAGAATTTCGTCCTGGGGATGAAGAAGGAACTGGGGATCGAAGACTGA
- a CDS encoding TM2 domain-containing protein, with product MSELPTKGIDEKFCADCGSVIKAKAEICPKCGVRQMSRPLSINLGPLAANGKSRIAAALLAFFLGGFGIHKFYLGQVGLGIVYLLFCWTFIPYIVAFVEFILFLTMSDETFNRKYGQA from the coding sequence ATGAGTGAGTTGCCGACCAAAGGCATCGATGAAAAATTCTGCGCCGATTGCGGCTCGGTCATCAAGGCCAAGGCGGAAATTTGCCCCAAGTGCGGGGTTCGCCAGATGAGCAGGCCCCTTTCGATCAACCTCGGCCCCCTGGCCGCCAACGGCAAGAGCCGGATCGCCGCCGCCCTCCTCGCTTTCTTTCTCGGCGGCTTCGGAATCCATAAATTCTACCTCGGGCAGGTGGGGCTCGGCATCGTCTACCTCCTCTTCTGCTGGACGTTCATCCCCTATATAGTCGCCTTCGTCGAGTTCATCCTCTTTCTGACCATGAGCGATGAGACCTTCAATCGCAAGTATGGCCAGGCGTAG
- a CDS encoding SDR family NAD(P)-dependent oxidoreductase — MKKTVLITGASSGFGQACARKFAAAGWRLVLAARRSERLEALRTELGGESEIHLWPLDVRDRSAVAQGFEALPAPFRTVDLLLNNAGLALGLQPAWRTDLDDWEQMIDTNIKGVTYLTRAVLPSMVERNSGHVINIGSTAGNWPYPGGNVYGGTKAFVQQFSRNLRADLLGTRVRVSNIEPGMAESEFSTVRFKGDEDKAAQVYAGTAPLTPEDIADIVFYVANLPPHVNVNTLEVMSIDQSWAPFAIHREAKGEVDG, encoded by the coding sequence ATGAAAAAAACCGTCTTGATTACCGGCGCTTCCTCCGGGTTCGGGCAGGCCTGCGCCCGCAAATTCGCCGCCGCCGGATGGCGACTGGTTCTGGCCGCCCGGCGCAGCGAGCGGCTCGAGGCGTTGCGGACCGAACTCGGCGGAGAAAGCGAAATCCACCTCTGGCCCCTCGATGTGCGCGACCGCAGCGCAGTGGCCCAGGGGTTCGAAGCCCTGCCGGCTCCTTTCAGGACCGTCGACCTCCTCCTCAATAACGCCGGCCTCGCCCTCGGACTGCAACCGGCATGGCGGACCGACCTCGACGACTGGGAGCAGATGATCGACACCAACATCAAGGGGGTCACCTACCTGACGAGGGCGGTCCTGCCGTCCATGGTCGAGCGCAACAGCGGCCATGTCATCAACATCGGCTCCACCGCCGGCAACTGGCCCTACCCCGGCGGCAACGTTTACGGCGGTACCAAGGCCTTCGTCCAGCAATTTTCCCGCAACCTGCGGGCGGATCTCCTCGGTACCCGGGTGCGGGTCAGCAACATCGAACCGGGGATGGCCGAGAGCGAATTTTCCACCGTCCGCTTCAAGGGGGACGAGGACAAGGCGGCCCAGGTCTATGCCGGCACCGCCCCCCTCACCCCGGAAGACATTGCCGACATCGTTTTTTACGTCGCAAACCTGCCCCCCCACGTCAACGTCAACACCCTGGAGGTGATGTCCATCGACCAGTCCTGGGCCCCCTTTGCGATCCACCGGGAGGCCAAGGGAGAGGTGGATGGGTAA